A window of the Brassica napus cultivar Da-Ae chromosome C5, Da-Ae, whole genome shotgun sequence genome harbors these coding sequences:
- the LOC111211875 gene encoding homeobox-leucine zipper protein HDG8-like isoform X1 — MDYDGDGSPDNEHYTSVNAMSKEKRICHRHTPQQIQKLEAYFKECPHPNESQRQAFCDVLNLGIDQVKFWFQNKRTQSKAQDERTSNMLLREENEKLRLENAAMIEVLKNVTCPPCGGPPFGRDDRESNLHKMRLENSFFKTERDSLAAANNKNQQTMLDSLTSVQRQQTFEALTSYGMNPYNQPSSLESQTIQPQLLPQMDIPQLSETAATAVEELKRLFRTDEALWVMSSIDRTYVIDQESYEKFSHSVKHFRNLSARVESSKDITVVPIEATSLIDMFLDSEKWKMLFPTIVNEAKTIHTLGSELPINENCNVLQVIWEQLHILSPLVPPREFMIVRCCQQIGEGLWIIADVSQDSQHIVNSDQASPSCYKRPSGCLIRSFPNAHTEVSIASNDLNMSINPYKCIHYIFLFDVTEIFQVRWIEHVEVDHTADTHKMYRELVSGSSGYGARRWIVTLERMCERMALSSILIMPATDWSETIPTVEGRRSVMKLGERMLKIFNEMLIMSGKVEFPQQSKCGVRISIRMNKEPGQLPGLVVSAASCLSIPLTPLQVFNCLRSDDTRHQWDVLCRGNAITETARIFTGSSGTNCINLLQPTPLWGTGQNMVQEPHKKMMVLQECYMDALGGMIVYSPLDMATMSIAASGEVDPLNIPILPSGFTISSDNSEGTLLMLAFQILNSDENSKTRSVSEIAVDRVSRLISQTVQSIKLMLNCPPE; from the exons ATGGATTATGATGGTGATGGAAGCCCAGACAACGAACACTATACTTCAGTAAATGCCATGTCAAAAGAGAAGAGGATTTGTCATCGTCACACTCCTCAACAGATTCAGAAGCTAGAAGC TTATTTCAAAGAATGTCCTCATCCAAACGAATCTCAGAGACAAGCGTTTTGCGATGTGTTGAACCTCGGGATAGACCAAGTCAAATTTTGGTTTCAGAACAAAAGAACTCAAAGCAAA GCTCAAGATGAGAGAACTTCAAACATGTTGCTTcgtgaagaaaatgaaaagcTCCGATTGGAGAATGCTGCGATGATCGAGGTTTTAAAGAATGTGACTTGTCCACCTTGTGGCGGTCCTCCATTCGGCAGAGATGATCGCGAAAGTAATCTCCATAAGATGCGTCTAGAAAACTCTTTCTTCAAAACGGAG cgTGACAGCTTGGCGGCAGCCAATAACAAGAATCAACAAACCATGTTGGACTCACTCACTTCTGTTCAAAGACAGCAAACCTTTGAAGCTCTCACCTCATATGGAATGAATCCATACAATCAACCTAGCTCATTAGAATCTCAAACCATCCAACCACAACTACTACCCCAAATGGATATACCGCAGCTGTCTGAAACTGCGGCAACTGCGGTTGAAGAGCTTAAGCGGCTATTTCGTACCGATGAAGCTCTTTGGGTTATGTCGTCTATTGATAGAACATATGTGATTGATCAAGAGAGCTATGAGAAGTTCTCGCACTCAGTCAAACATTTCAGGAACTTGAGTGCTCGTGTCGAGTCTTCTAAAGATATCACGGTGGTTCCTATTGAGGCAACAAGCTTGATTGATATGTTCTTAGATTCG GAGAAATGGAAAATGCTTTTTCCAACGATCGTGAACGAGGCCAAGACGATTCATACGCTCGGATCCGAGCTTCCGATAAATGAAAATTGCAATGTCTTGCAAGTG ATATGGGAGCAACTACACATATTGTCGCCACTAGTGCCACCAAGGGAGTTTATGATCGTTAGATGCTGCCAACAGATCGGTGAAGGGCTCTGGATTATTGCTGATGTGTCACAAGACTCACAACACATCGTTAACTCTGACCAAGCCAGTCCGTCTTGTTATAAACGTCCTTCTGGTTGTCTCATCCGATCCTTTCCCAATGCTCACACCGAGGTGTCTATTGCCTCGAACGATCTCAACATGTCTATCAATCCGTACAAATGTattcattatattttcttatttgatgTTACTGAAATATTTCAGGTAAGGTGGATAGAGCATGTGGAAGTGGACCATACAGCCGATACACATAAGATGTATCGAGAGCTTGTAAGTGGCAGTTCGGGCTATGGAGCTAGGCGTTGGATCGTCACCCTTGAGAGAATGTGTGAGAGAATGGCTCTCTCCTCCATCCTAATCATGCCGGCTACTGACTGGAGTGAAA CTATACCGACAGTGGAAGGACGAAGGAGTGTGATGAAATTAGGGGAAAGAATGTTGAAGATCTTCAACGAAATGTTGATCATGTCCGGGAAGGTTGAGTTCCCGCAGCAATCGAAATGTGGAGTCAGAATCTCGATCCGGATGAACAAGGAACCCGGGCAACTACCCGGTTTAGTTGTCAGTGCTGCATCTTGTCTCTCAATCCCTCTCACTCCTTTGCAAGTCTTCAACTGCCTGAGAAGCGACGACACTCGTCACCag TGGGACGTTCTTTGTCGTGGAAACGCAATCACTGAGACCGCTCGCATTTTCACCGGATCAAGTGGAACAAACTGCATCAACCTACTCCAG CCTACACCACTGTGGGGTACTGGACAAAATATGGTACAAGAACCACACAAGAAGATGATGGTGCTACAAGAGTGTTACATGGACGCATTAGGAGGCATGATAGTGTACTCTCCTCTTGACATGGCTACAATGAGTATCGCTGCATCTGGGGAAGTCGACCCTTTGAATATTCCAATCCTTCCTTCTGGCTTCACCATCTCAAGCGACAACAGTGAGGGAACTTTACTCATGTTGGCTTTTCAGATCCTTAACTCTGATGAAAACAGTAAGACCAGAAGTGTGAGTGAGATTGCAGTGGACAGAGTGAGTAGATTGATCAGCCAAACTGTTCAAAGCATCAAGCTCATGCTCAATTGTCCTCCTGAGTGA
- the LOC111211875 gene encoding homeobox-leucine zipper protein HDG8-like isoform X2 — MDYDGDGSPDNEHYTSVNAMSKEKRICHRHTPQQIQKLEAYFKECPHPNESQRQAFCDVLNLGIDQVKFWFQNKRTQSKAQDERTSNMLLREENEKLRLENAAMIEVLKNVTCPPCGGPPFGRDDRESNLHKMRLENSFFKTERDSLAAANNKNQQTMLDSLTSVQRQQTFEALTSYGMNPYNQPSSLESQTIQPQLLPQMDIPQLSETAATAVEELKRLFRTDEALWVMSSIDRTYVIDQESYEKFSHSVKHFRNLSARVESSKDITVVPIEATSLIDMFLDSEKWKMLFPTIVNEAKTIHTLGSELPINENCNVLQVIWEQLHILSPLVPPREFMIVRCCQQIGEGLWIIADVSQDSQHIVNSDQASPSCYKRPSGCLIRSFPNAHTEVRWIEHVEVDHTADTHKMYRELVSGSSGYGARRWIVTLERMCERMALSSILIMPATDWSETIPTVEGRRSVMKLGERMLKIFNEMLIMSGKVEFPQQSKCGVRISIRMNKEPGQLPGLVVSAASCLSIPLTPLQVFNCLRSDDTRHQWDVLCRGNAITETARIFTGSSGTNCINLLQPTPLWGTGQNMVQEPHKKMMVLQECYMDALGGMIVYSPLDMATMSIAASGEVDPLNIPILPSGFTISSDNSEGTLLMLAFQILNSDENSKTRSVSEIAVDRVSRLISQTVQSIKLMLNCPPE, encoded by the exons ATGGATTATGATGGTGATGGAAGCCCAGACAACGAACACTATACTTCAGTAAATGCCATGTCAAAAGAGAAGAGGATTTGTCATCGTCACACTCCTCAACAGATTCAGAAGCTAGAAGC TTATTTCAAAGAATGTCCTCATCCAAACGAATCTCAGAGACAAGCGTTTTGCGATGTGTTGAACCTCGGGATAGACCAAGTCAAATTTTGGTTTCAGAACAAAAGAACTCAAAGCAAA GCTCAAGATGAGAGAACTTCAAACATGTTGCTTcgtgaagaaaatgaaaagcTCCGATTGGAGAATGCTGCGATGATCGAGGTTTTAAAGAATGTGACTTGTCCACCTTGTGGCGGTCCTCCATTCGGCAGAGATGATCGCGAAAGTAATCTCCATAAGATGCGTCTAGAAAACTCTTTCTTCAAAACGGAG cgTGACAGCTTGGCGGCAGCCAATAACAAGAATCAACAAACCATGTTGGACTCACTCACTTCTGTTCAAAGACAGCAAACCTTTGAAGCTCTCACCTCATATGGAATGAATCCATACAATCAACCTAGCTCATTAGAATCTCAAACCATCCAACCACAACTACTACCCCAAATGGATATACCGCAGCTGTCTGAAACTGCGGCAACTGCGGTTGAAGAGCTTAAGCGGCTATTTCGTACCGATGAAGCTCTTTGGGTTATGTCGTCTATTGATAGAACATATGTGATTGATCAAGAGAGCTATGAGAAGTTCTCGCACTCAGTCAAACATTTCAGGAACTTGAGTGCTCGTGTCGAGTCTTCTAAAGATATCACGGTGGTTCCTATTGAGGCAACAAGCTTGATTGATATGTTCTTAGATTCG GAGAAATGGAAAATGCTTTTTCCAACGATCGTGAACGAGGCCAAGACGATTCATACGCTCGGATCCGAGCTTCCGATAAATGAAAATTGCAATGTCTTGCAAGTG ATATGGGAGCAACTACACATATTGTCGCCACTAGTGCCACCAAGGGAGTTTATGATCGTTAGATGCTGCCAACAGATCGGTGAAGGGCTCTGGATTATTGCTGATGTGTCACAAGACTCACAACACATCGTTAACTCTGACCAAGCCAGTCCGTCTTGTTATAAACGTCCTTCTGGTTGTCTCATCCGATCCTTTCCCAATGCTCACACCGAG GTAAGGTGGATAGAGCATGTGGAAGTGGACCATACAGCCGATACACATAAGATGTATCGAGAGCTTGTAAGTGGCAGTTCGGGCTATGGAGCTAGGCGTTGGATCGTCACCCTTGAGAGAATGTGTGAGAGAATGGCTCTCTCCTCCATCCTAATCATGCCGGCTACTGACTGGAGTGAAA CTATACCGACAGTGGAAGGACGAAGGAGTGTGATGAAATTAGGGGAAAGAATGTTGAAGATCTTCAACGAAATGTTGATCATGTCCGGGAAGGTTGAGTTCCCGCAGCAATCGAAATGTGGAGTCAGAATCTCGATCCGGATGAACAAGGAACCCGGGCAACTACCCGGTTTAGTTGTCAGTGCTGCATCTTGTCTCTCAATCCCTCTCACTCCTTTGCAAGTCTTCAACTGCCTGAGAAGCGACGACACTCGTCACCag TGGGACGTTCTTTGTCGTGGAAACGCAATCACTGAGACCGCTCGCATTTTCACCGGATCAAGTGGAACAAACTGCATCAACCTACTCCAG CCTACACCACTGTGGGGTACTGGACAAAATATGGTACAAGAACCACACAAGAAGATGATGGTGCTACAAGAGTGTTACATGGACGCATTAGGAGGCATGATAGTGTACTCTCCTCTTGACATGGCTACAATGAGTATCGCTGCATCTGGGGAAGTCGACCCTTTGAATATTCCAATCCTTCCTTCTGGCTTCACCATCTCAAGCGACAACAGTGAGGGAACTTTACTCATGTTGGCTTTTCAGATCCTTAACTCTGATGAAAACAGTAAGACCAGAAGTGTGAGTGAGATTGCAGTGGACAGAGTGAGTAGATTGATCAGCCAAACTGTTCAAAGCATCAAGCTCATGCTCAATTGTCCTCCTGAGTGA
- the LOC106450527 gene encoding UTP--glucose-1-phosphate uridylyltransferase 2: MAATTENLPQLKSAVDGLTEMSENERSGFINLVSRYLSGEAQHIEWSKIQTPTDEIVVPYDKMAPVSEDVSETRNLLDKLVVLKLNGGLGTTMGCTGPKSVIEVRDGLTFLDLIVIQIENLNNKYGCKVPLVLMNSFNTHDDTHKIVEKYTNANVDIHTFNQSKYPRVVADEFVPWPSKGKTDKDGWYPPGHGDVFPSLMNSGKLDAFLSQGKEYVFVANSDNLGAIVDLKILKHLIQNKNEYCMEVTPKTLADVKGGTLISYEGKVQLLEIAQVPDEHVNEFKSIEKFKIFNTNNLWVNLKAIKKLVEADALKMEIIPNPKEVDGVKVLQLETAAGAAIRFFDNAIGVNVPRSRFLPVKATSDLLLVQSDLYTLVDGFVIRNSARTNPSNPTIELGPEFKKVFNFLSRFKSIPSIVELDSLKVSGDVYFGSSVVLKGKVTVTAKSGTKIEIPDGAVIENKDINGPEDL, from the exons ATGGCTGCCACCACCGAGAATCTCCCCCAGCTCAAATCCGCCGTCGATGGCCTTACCGAAATGAG TGAGAATGAGAGGAGCGGATTCATCAACCTCGTTTCACGCTACCTCAG CGGTGAGGCACAGCACATTGAGTGGAGTAAGATCCAGACGCCCACTGATGAAATCGTTGTTCCCTACGATAAAATGGCTCCCGTCTCTGAAG ATGTTTCCGAGACCAGGAATCTTTTGGACAAACTTGTTGTCTTAAAGCTTAATGGAGGTCTTGGGACAACAATGGGATGCACTGGCCCTAA GTCGGTTATTGAAGTTCGTGATGGTTTGACATTTCTCGATCTGATTGTTATCCAGATTGAG AACCTCAACAACAAGTATGGCTGCAAGGTCCCGTTGGTTCTCATGAACTCGTTTAATACACACGATGACACACATAAG ATTGTGGAGAAGTACACCAACGCAAATGTTGACATCCACACTTTTAACCAG AGCAAATACCCCCGTGTTGTCGCGGATGAGTTTGTGCCATGGCCCAGCAAGGGAAAGACCGACAAGGATGGCTG GTATCCTCCCGGTCACGGTGATGTATTCCCATCCCTCATGAACAGTGGAAAGCTCGATGCTTTCTTATCCCAG GGTAAAGAGTATGTGTTTGTTGCCAACTCGGACAACTTGGGTGCCATCGTTGACTTAA AAATCTTGAAGCACTTGATCCAGAACAAGAACGAATACTGTATGGAGGTTACACCCAAAACCTTAGCTGATGTAAAGGGAGGAACTCTCATTTCTTATGAAGGCAAAGTCCAG CTCTTGGAGATTGCTCAGGTTCCCGATGAACAT GTCAATGAGTTCAAATCAATTGAGAAGTTCAAGATATTCAACACAAACAACTT ATGGGTGAACTTGAAGGCCATCAAAAAGCTTGTGGAAGCTGACGCGCTTAAAATGGAGATCATTCCTAACCCAAAG GAAGTCGATGGAGTGAAAGTTCTTCAACTGGAAACTGCAGCTGGTGCTGCAATAAGG TTCTTTGACAATGCTATCGGTGTTAATGTACCTCGCTCACGGTTCTTGCCAGTGAAGGCAACTTCAGACTTGTTGCTCGTCCAG TCTGATCTCTACACCCTAGTCGATGGCTTCGTCATCCGAAACAGTGCTAGAACTAACCCCTCGAACCCAACAATCGAACTGGGACCCGAGTTCAAGAAG GTTTTTAATTTCTTGAGCCGGTTCAAGTCCATCCCTAGTATAGTCGAGCTAGACAGCCTTAAGGTGTCTGGTGATGTCTATTTTGGCTCTTCCGTTGTTctcaag GGCAAGGTGACTGTGACCGCAAAATCCGGGACAAAGATTGAAATCCCCGACGGTGCTGTGATCGAGAACAAG GACATCAATGGTCCGGAGGATCTCTGA
- the LOC106454436 gene encoding uncharacterized protein LOC106454436, translating into MFLQIVFAGKTMLLLVLVVGLICYHVYKSIKPPPPIPLPENVSEICPRVKLNDGRYLAYRELGFPKDKAKNKIIILHGFGSSKLVDLKITQEMIDEFEIYFLLFDRAGYGESDAHPSRTVKTDTYDIEELADKLQIGPKFHVLGMSLGAYPVYGCLKYIPHRLSGATLVVPLLNFWWSSMPQSLLSAALKKLPIQNQWTFRVAHYLPWLLYWWLTQKWFSPFSPNPRETMTERDIELADKHTKHSYIKESALRQGEYVSKHRDIIASFENWEFDPTELLNPFSDGNEGSVHMWCALEDKQILREALLYICDKLPWIKLRQVPEAGHLIIHEKQHFEDIIKTACT; encoded by the exons ATGTTTCTTCAAATCGTGTTTGCAGGTAAAACAATGTTGCTTCTAGTTCTGGTTGTCGGTTTAATATGCTATCATGTCTACAAATCCATAAAACCACCGCCACCAATCCCGCTGCCAGAGAATGTTTCTGAGATATGTCCAAGAGTTAAGCTCAATGATGGGAGATATTTAGCCTACAGAGAATTAGGGTTTCCAAAAGATAaagccaaaaataaaataatcattctCCATGGTTTTGGAAGTTCAAAGTTAGTAGATTTAAAAATCACACAG GAAATGATTGATGAATTCGAGATATACTTCTTGCTCTTCGATAGAGCTGGTTATGGAGAAAGCGATGCTCATCCATCACGAACGGTAAAAACGGATACATACGATATCGAAGAACTCGCCGACAAATTGCAAATTGGTCCGAAGTTCCATGTCTTAGGAATGTCACTCGGGGCTTATCCAGTTTACGGCTGTCTCAAATACATCCCGCATAG GTTAAGTGGAGCAACGTTGGTGGTTCCGTTACTGAATTTTTGGTGGAGTAGTATGCCTCAAAGCCTATTGAGTGCAGCGCTCAAGAAATTACCAATCCAGAACCAATGGACATTTAGAGTTGCACACTACCTTCCGTGGTTGCTATATTGGTGGTTGACGCAGAAATGGTTTTCACCGTTTAGTCCGAATCCCAGAGAAACTATGACCGAGCGCGACATAGAACTCGCGGACAAGCACACAAAACACTCTTATATTAAG GAATCTGCTCTACGACAAGGCGAATATGTGAGCAAGCACCGAGACATCATTGCGTCTTTCGAGAATTGGGAGTTTGATCCAACAGAATTGCTCAATCCGTTTTCAGATGGTAACGAAGGGTCGGTTCACATGTGGTGTGCACTCGAAGACAAACAAATTTTGCGTGAGGCTTTACTCTATATATGTGATAAGCTGCCATGGATAAAACTTCGTCAAGTCCCAGAAGCTGGACATCTCATTATCCATGAGAAGCAGCATTTTGAAGATATTATCAAAACCGCTTGTACTTGA
- the LOC106454435 gene encoding uncharacterized protein LOC106454435 — translation MLLLVMVVCLIGYHVYKSIKPPPPIPLPENVSEICPRIKLNDGRYLAYRELGFPKDKAKNKIIIIHGYGSSKLVDLKITQEMIDEFEIYFLLFDRAGYGESDAHPSRTIKTDTYDIEELADKLQIGPKFHVLGMSLGAYPVYGCLKYIPHRLSGATLVAPLLNFWWSRMPQNLLSAALKKLPIENQWTFRVAHYLPWLLYWWLTQKWFSPFNLNPLSTMTERDIELADKHTKHSYIKESALRQGEYVSMHRDIIASFENWEFDPTELLNPFSDGNEGSVHIWCALEDKQILREALLYICDKLPWIKLRQVPEAGHLIIHEKQHFEDIIKTACS, via the exons ATGTTGCTTCTAGTTATGGTTGTCTGTTTAATAGGCTATCATGTCTACAAGTCCATAAAACCTCCGCCACCAATTCCGCTGCCGGAGAATGTTTCTGAGATATGTCCAAGAATTAAGCTCAATGATGGGAGATATTTAGCCTACAGAGAATTAGGGTTTCCAAAAGATAaagccaaaaataaaataatcatcaTCCATGGTTATGGAAGTTCCAAGTTGGTAGATTTAAAAATCACACAG GAAATGATTGATGAATTCGAGATATACTTCTTGCTCTTCGATAGAGCTGGTTATGGAGAAAGCGATGCTCATCCATCACGAACAATAAAAACGGATACATACGATATCGAAGAACTCGCAGACAAATTGCAAATTGGTCCAAAGTTCCATGTCTTAGGAATGTCACTCGGAGCTTATCCAGTTTACGGCTGTCTCAAGTACATTCCTCACAG ATTAAGTGGAGCAACGTTGGTGGCTCCCTTACTGAATTTTTGGTGGAGTCGTATGCCTCAAAACCTATTGAGTGCAGCGCTCAAGAAATTACCAATTGAGAACCAATGGACATTTCGAGTTGCACACTACCTTCCGTGGTTGCTATATTGGTGGTTGACGCAGAAATGGTTTTCACCGTTTAATCTGAATCCCCTATCAACGATGACCGAGCGCGACATAGAACTCGCGGATAAGCACACTAAACACTCTTATATCAAG GAATCCGCTCTACGACAAGGCGAATATGTGAGCATGCATCGGGACATCATTGCGTCTTTTGAAAATTGGGAGTTTGATCCAACCGAATTGCTCAATCCGTTTTCAGATGGTAACGAAGGGTCGGTTCACATTTGGTGTGCACTCGAAGACAAACAAATTTTGCGTGAGGCTTTACTCTATATATGTGATAAGCTGCCATGGATAAAACTTCGTCAAGTCCCAGAAGCTGGACATCTTATTATCCATGAGAAACAGCATTTTGAAGATATTATCAAAACCGCTTGTagttga